From a region of the Impatiens glandulifera chromosome 4, dImpGla2.1, whole genome shotgun sequence genome:
- the LOC124937100 gene encoding BTB/POZ domain-containing protein At2g24240-like produces MGVQKDRIRFNVGGRIFETTATTLAIAGANSYFAAYFDDNWDLQSQNSGEHFIDRNPDCFAAFLDLLRTGELNIPSNVSERLLYREALFYGLLDHVRTAKWDQFDGNRLRHSGSIIGRAAGDGTAIRGGPDGGCCVAHGSMVHVYDWTMEENPSINLDYQRINDIGWIDSQTIAVAACERLGRSGDGGMGIFSAKTGELRHKFQVRHGEDVKSYTAGAMSFNSDDKIFCSCKGRSNEYGIGVWDQITGKQIDFYYEPMGWSLGEADRLQWLNGTNCLLSATLYPRKDNCYISLLDFRDKNSMALCWSDAGAPVTDERRVRDAIGMCETGSICVVNEYEELGFMDLRNPGANVRWCSRSRLITKGKMSDEPCVPKLALHQGQLFSSMNDSISVFSGPDWVLTSRARRGFGGSICDFSIGGDRLFALHSDENVFDVWETPRAPLL; encoded by the coding sequence ATGGGTGTTCAAAAAGATCGAATCAGATTCAACGTAGGAGGCAGGATCTTCGAAACAACCGCCACAACGCTCGCTATCGCCGGCGCTAATTCATACTTCGCCGCCTACTTCGACGATAATTGGGACCTCCAATCGCAAAACTCCGGCGAACACTTCATTGATCGAAACCCAGATTGCTTCGCCGCCTTCCTTGACCTTCTCCGAACCGGCGAACTTAACATCCCATCAAACGTCTCCGAAAGACTTCTCTACAGAGAAGCTCTCTTCTACGGTTTACTGGATCACGTCCGCACAGCCAAGTGGGATCAATTCGACGGAAATCGTCTCCGTCATTCTGGATCCATTATCGGTCGTGCCGCCGGCGATGGAACAGCCATCCGAGGTGGTCCTGACGGCGGTTGTTGCGTTGCCCATGGAAGTATGGTTCATGTCTATGATTGGACAATGGAAGAAAACCCATCAATCAATCTCGATTACCAAAGAATCAACGATATCGGATGGATCGATTCACAGACGATCGCGGTTGCAGCCTGCGAGCGCTTGGGCCGGAGCGGCGACGGTGGAATGGGTATTTTCAGTGCGAAAACAGGGGAGCTCCGGCATAAGTTTCAAGTCAGACATGGAGAAGATGTGAAAAGTTATACAGCAGGAGCGATGAGCTTTAATTCAGATGATAAGATATTCTGTAGTTGTAAAGGAAGATCAAATGAATATGGAATCGGAGTTTGGGATCAGATCACCGGAAAACAGATTGATTTTTACTATGAACCGATGGGTTGGTCACTTGGTGAAGCAGATAGATTACAATGGCTAAATGGAACAAATTGTTTGTTATCAGCAACCTTATACCCAAGAAAGGACAACTGTTACATTAGTCTTCTCGATTTTCGAGACAAGAATAGTATGGCCCTTTGCTGGTCGGACGCCGGAGCTCCGGTGACTGATGAGAGGCGGGTCAGGGATGCAATTGGAATGTGTGAGACTGGTTCCATCTGTGTTGTGAACGAGTATGAAGAATTAGGGTTTATGGATCTTAGGAATCCAGGGGCTAATGTGAGATGGTGCTCGAGAAGTAGGTTAATAACGAAAGGGAAAATGTCCGATGAACCGTGTGTGCCCAAATTGGCTTTGCATCAAGGTCAATTGTTTTCGTCTATGAATGATAGTATTTCGGTGTTTTCGGGTCCGGATTGGGTGCTCACGTCTAGAGCCCGAAGGGGTTTTGGAGGTTCGATATGTGATTTCTCGATAGGGGGTGATCGACTTTTCGCACTTCATAGTGATGAAAATGTGTTTGATGTATGGGAGACTCCACGGGCTCCTCTTCTATGA
- the LOC124933932 gene encoding CBL-interacting serine/threonine-protein kinase 6-like: MEEKGDKCSALHGKYDLGRQLGHGTFAKVYHARNLQTGKSVAMKVIGKEMVVKVGMMEQVKREISVMKMVKHPNIVELYEVMASKTKIYIAMELVRGGELFSKIAKGRLRENSARHYFQQLISAIDFCHSRGVYHRDLKPENLLLDGDGNLKVTDFGLSTFSDQLRQDGLLHTTCGTPAYVAPEVILKKGYDGAKADIWSCGVILFVLLAGFLPFQDDNIMVMYRKIYKGEFKCPPWLSSESRKLISKLLDPNPETRITISKIMESSWFKKGLGKAVKVDKKESEFVKDMESMNMNAFHIISLSEGFDLSPLFEEKRRVEKEELRFATTRPASSVVLRLEEMAAKAGKFEVMKKGGGEEKATSVRLQRLENGRKGQLGISADMFALTPSFLVVEVKKTSGDTFEYNQFCRTELRPALKDIEWTSLSEHPTPA, from the coding sequence ATGGAAGAGAAAGGAGATAAGTGTAGCGCGTTACACGGGAAGTACGATCTCGGACGGCAGTTAGGGCATGGAACTTTCGCGAAGGTTTATCATGCTCGGAATCTGCAGACAGGGAAGAGCGTGGCGATGAAGGTTATTGGGAAGGAGATGGTGGTTAAAGTTGGAATGATGGAGCAGGTTAAACGAGAGATCTCGGTTATGAAGATGGTTAAACATCCAAATATCGTTGAATTATATGAAGTTATGGCGTCCAAAACGAAGATCTACATCGCTATGGAACTCGTACGCGGCGGTGAACTCTTCTCCAAAATCGCTAAAGGTCGTTTACGGGAGAATTCAGCTAGACATTACTTCCAGCAATTGATCTCCGCTATTGATTTCTGCCATAGCCGAGGTGTCTATCATCGTGATCTAAAGCCTGAGAATTTATTACTTGATGGTGATGGAAACTTGAAAGTAACCGATTTTGGATTAAGCACATTCTCCGATCAACTACGACAAGATGGTCTTCTTCATACGACATGTGGAACTCCGGCTTATGTTGCGCCGGAGGTAATTTTGAAGAAAGGATATGATGGTGCTAAGGCGGATATTTGGTCTTGTGGGGTTATCCTGTTTGTTCTTTTAGCAGGTTTTTTACCGTTTCAGGATGATAATATAATGGTTATGTATAGGAAGATCTACAAAGGAGAATTCAAATGCCCACCATGGTTATCATCTGAATCGAGAAAATTGATTAGTAAATTATTGGATCCGAATCCAGAGACAAGGATAACGATTAGTAAGATCATGGAATCTTCCTGGTTCAAGAAAGGATTGGGGAAAGCTGTTAAGGTAGATAAGAAGGAGAGTGAATTTGTAAAAGATATGGAAAGTATGAATATGAATGCTTTCCATATAATATCTCTTTCAGAAGGGTTCGATTTATCTCCATTGTTTGAGGAGAAGAGGAGAGTTGAGAAGGAAGAGCTACGATTCGCAACGACTAGGCCTGCTAGTAGCGTGGTATTGAGGCTGGAAGAGATGGCGGCGAAGGCAGGGAAATTTGAGGTGATGAAGAAGGGAGGAGGAGAAGAGAAAGCAACAAGTGTTAGATTGCAGAGATTAGAGAATGGAAGAAAAGGGCAATTGGGGATATCGGCAGATATGTTTGCTTTGACGCCATCGTTTCTTGTTGTGGAGGTGAAGAAGACGAGTGGGGATACGTTTGAGTATAATCAGTTCTGTAGAACGGAACTTCGGCCAGCGCTGAAAGATATTGAATGGACATCACTTTCCGAGCACCCGACACCTGCTTGA